Proteins encoded together in one Stigmatella aurantiaca window:
- a CDS encoding hemolysin family protein, which translates to MPTWALWAACLALCFLRSLVAAAESALYGTSDLRAQELAETQGNAGKRVLRHKTEREATATALRLGMVLSGFLAAAIGAFVPPRLLDFNRLGDEAWLPLATVAAGALFVGVVATLLDVTMRGLANGGAERWALRLSGLVSVLVFFFYPPMRLVMALLNLVVRTFGRTLRFEAPPPPLEELEKLLAAQAANNEVDKSAPQLIRSIFELSDKRCRDVMVSRTEVVTVELSTPPTEVLRLLAEENHSRIPVYRDDVDRIVGILHARDLIPLLQHPELIVLPDVIRPAHFVPWMKPIGDLLRDMQKRRIHMAMVVDEYGGFMGVVTLEDILREIVGDIGDEFEVEEKLVEKQADGSFLVDAALEVESFTKAFGFELPEGDFDTLGGFLSSLAGHLPDVGERFTYGGWQFTVASKEGARVDRVRLVRLKGTPAAKDKDSQDRDGKDREGAGDGPGDGPGDMRAGPPAPSAKA; encoded by the coding sequence ATGCCAACCTGGGCTCTCTGGGCCGCCTGCCTGGCCCTCTGTTTTCTGCGGTCGCTGGTGGCCGCCGCCGAATCCGCGCTCTACGGAACCTCTGACCTGCGCGCCCAGGAACTCGCCGAGACGCAGGGCAACGCGGGCAAGCGGGTGCTGCGGCACAAGACGGAGCGCGAGGCCACCGCCACCGCGCTGCGGCTGGGCATGGTGCTCAGCGGCTTCCTGGCCGCGGCCATTGGCGCCTTCGTGCCCCCGCGGCTGCTGGACTTCAACCGCCTGGGAGACGAGGCCTGGCTGCCGCTGGCCACGGTGGCAGCCGGGGCGCTGTTCGTGGGCGTGGTGGCCACGCTGCTGGACGTGACGATGCGGGGGCTGGCCAACGGCGGCGCGGAGCGCTGGGCGCTGCGGCTGTCGGGGCTCGTGTCCGTGCTGGTGTTCTTCTTCTACCCGCCCATGCGCCTGGTGATGGCGCTGCTCAACCTGGTGGTGCGCACCTTCGGCCGCACGCTGCGCTTCGAGGCCCCGCCGCCGCCGCTCGAGGAGCTGGAGAAGCTGCTGGCGGCCCAGGCGGCCAACAACGAGGTGGACAAGAGCGCCCCGCAGCTCATCCGCTCCATCTTCGAGCTGTCCGACAAGCGCTGCCGGGACGTGATGGTGTCGCGCACGGAGGTGGTGACGGTGGAGCTGTCCACGCCGCCCACCGAGGTGCTGCGCCTGCTGGCCGAGGAGAACCACTCGCGCATCCCCGTCTACCGGGACGACGTGGACCGCATCGTCGGCATCCTCCACGCCCGGGACTTGATTCCCCTGCTCCAGCACCCGGAGCTCATCGTCCTGCCGGACGTCATCCGCCCGGCGCACTTCGTGCCGTGGATGAAGCCCATCGGCGACTTGCTGCGGGACATGCAGAAGCGGCGCATCCACATGGCGATGGTGGTGGATGAGTACGGCGGCTTCATGGGCGTGGTGACGCTGGAGGACATCCTCCGCGAAATCGTCGGCGACATCGGCGACGAGTTCGAGGTGGAGGAGAAGCTGGTGGAGAAGCAGGCCGACGGCAGCTTCCTGGTGGACGCGGCGCTGGAGGTGGAGTCCTTCACCAAGGCGTTCGGCTTCGAGCTGCCCGAGGGGGACTTCGACACGCTGGGCGGCTTCCTCTCGTCGCTGGCGGGGCACCTGCCGGACGTGGGCGAGCGCTTCACCTACGGCGGCTGGCAGTTCACCGTGGCCTCGAAGGAAGGCGCCCGCGTCGACCGCGTCCGGTTGGTGCGGCTCAAGGGCACCCCGGCCGCCAAGGACAAGGACTCGCAGGACCGGGACGGCAAGGACAGGGAAGGCGCCGGAGACGGCCCCGGAGACGGGCCGGGCGACATGCGGGCCGGGCCACCAGCCCCCTCGGCCAAGGCGTAG
- a CDS encoding pilus assembly protein N-terminal domain-containing protein encodes MSAPAPFAARLRAGWLAAFLCLPVPALAWPVDMRFSLESGADRFHKLSAVDWVEVEDPAIATAEVLSGSNELLLTGKRPGRTLLLLYAEGKFAVWQLTVSEPGARPAGPASPELLAAARKACPGLEAQEAPERLLTVTVKDAACRTALLPLFQSDAWLARELELTFELPVLQAQLSAMGPRLKELGLEARYIGAGLVLQGTASAEAHRRALWALFRQSVGRVALEDRVKVEPSEAPPEGQDAGTPDAGPRAR; translated from the coding sequence ATGTCCGCACCTGCGCCCTTTGCCGCCCGCCTCAGGGCAGGGTGGCTCGCCGCCTTCCTGTGCCTGCCAGTGCCCGCCCTGGCCTGGCCGGTGGACATGCGGTTTTCCCTGGAAAGCGGAGCAGACCGCTTCCACAAGCTCTCGGCCGTGGACTGGGTGGAGGTGGAGGACCCCGCCATCGCCACCGCCGAGGTGCTGTCCGGCAGCAACGAGCTGCTGCTGACGGGCAAGCGCCCGGGCCGCACGCTGCTGCTGCTCTACGCGGAGGGGAAGTTCGCCGTCTGGCAGCTCACGGTCTCCGAGCCCGGGGCGCGCCCGGCGGGCCCCGCCTCGCCGGAGCTGCTGGCCGCCGCGCGCAAGGCGTGCCCGGGGCTGGAGGCGCAGGAGGCCCCGGAGCGCCTCCTCACCGTCACCGTGAAGGATGCCGCGTGCCGCACGGCGCTCCTCCCGTTGTTCCAGAGCGACGCGTGGCTGGCGCGCGAGCTGGAGCTCACCTTCGAGCTGCCGGTGTTGCAGGCGCAGCTGTCGGCCATGGGGCCCCGGCTGAAGGAGCTGGGGCTGGAGGCGCGCTACATCGGCGCGGGGCTGGTGCTCCAGGGCACGGCCTCTGCCGAGGCCCACCGGCGCGCGCTCTGGGCGCTGTTCCGGCAGTCCGTGGGCCGCGTGGCCCTGGAGGACCGCGTGAAGGTGGAGCCCTCCGAAGCGCCTCCCGAGGGGCAGGACGCGGGGACGCCCGATGCGGGCCCCCGCGCCCGGTGA
- the aat gene encoding leucyl/phenylalanyl-tRNA--protein transferase, giving the protein MPIYLLDPEDPQRFPPPDRADASGLLAVGGDLSPERLLTAYSQGIFPWYSEGQPLLWHSPNPRFVLEPDKLHVGRSLRKTMKAGTYEVRWDTAFEDVIAACSEAPRPGQSGTWITDAMREAYVTLHQLGFAHSVEAWADGELKGGLYGVSLGAAFFGESMFAHAPDASKVAFAASVERLKAWGFHFIDCQVETEHLARFGAEPWPRKRFLGALAEALKVPTRRGPWT; this is encoded by the coding sequence GTGCCCATCTACCTGCTTGATCCGGAAGATCCGCAGCGCTTTCCCCCGCCCGACCGCGCCGATGCCTCGGGCCTCCTGGCGGTGGGCGGGGACCTGAGCCCCGAGCGCCTGCTCACCGCGTACTCCCAGGGCATCTTCCCCTGGTACAGCGAGGGCCAGCCCCTGCTCTGGCACTCGCCCAACCCGCGCTTCGTGCTGGAGCCGGACAAGCTCCACGTGGGGCGCAGCCTGCGCAAGACGATGAAGGCGGGCACCTACGAGGTGCGCTGGGACACGGCCTTCGAGGACGTCATCGCCGCCTGCTCCGAGGCGCCCCGGCCCGGCCAGAGCGGCACGTGGATCACCGATGCGATGAGGGAGGCCTACGTCACCCTGCACCAGCTGGGCTTCGCGCACTCCGTGGAGGCCTGGGCGGACGGGGAGCTGAAGGGCGGCCTGTATGGCGTGTCCCTGGGGGCGGCCTTCTTCGGCGAGAGCATGTTCGCCCACGCGCCGGATGCCTCGAAGGTGGCCTTCGCCGCCTCCGTGGAGCGCCTGAAGGCGTGGGGCTTCCACTTCATCGACTGTCAGGTGGAGACCGAGCACCTGGCCCGCTTCGGCGCCGAGCCCTGGCCGCGCAAGCGCTTCCTCGGGGCGCTCGCCGAGGCGCTCAAGGTGCCCACCCGCCGCGGCCCGTGGACGTAG
- a CDS encoding LEA type 2 family protein, translating to MPVPRAPLLLACLWLGCASAPPRPAGPAALAAQETTVPAQTLTDATVQYAGQLTTPGEAVLEKADYELVSDGVVVKKGSAALNARLVPGQPTAFSFREQASYVKGPEDLRALSERGGTLLLALRGTLTVRSGEAVETVPFAASRAVRVPRLPTLVIESLDGARYSDEEVNLIVRVGVKNPNPFPLRVDALTYSLQVAGKSLGEGTLAKGDTVDPSATGVYPVEASVTKESFGPEVKKLLATGTLPYRMQGELKGPHLQVPYALEGSVKINTSR from the coding sequence CTGCCCGTTCCCCGTGCTCCCCTCCTCCTGGCCTGCCTCTGGCTCGGCTGTGCCTCCGCGCCCCCCCGGCCCGCGGGCCCCGCGGCCCTCGCCGCCCAGGAAACCACCGTGCCCGCGCAGACGCTCACCGACGCCACGGTGCAGTACGCCGGCCAGCTCACCACGCCCGGCGAGGCCGTGCTGGAGAAGGCCGACTACGAGCTCGTCTCCGATGGGGTGGTGGTGAAGAAGGGCTCGGCGGCGCTCAACGCGCGCCTGGTGCCCGGCCAGCCCACCGCCTTCTCCTTCCGGGAGCAGGCCTCCTACGTGAAGGGCCCGGAGGATCTCCGAGCGCTGAGCGAGCGGGGCGGCACGCTGCTCCTCGCCCTGCGGGGCACGCTGACGGTGCGCTCGGGCGAGGCCGTGGAGACGGTGCCCTTCGCCGCCTCGCGCGCGGTGCGCGTGCCGCGGCTGCCCACCCTCGTCATCGAGAGCCTGGATGGGGCGCGCTACTCGGACGAGGAGGTGAACCTCATCGTCCGGGTGGGCGTGAAGAACCCCAACCCCTTCCCCCTGCGGGTGGACGCGCTCACCTACAGCCTCCAGGTGGCCGGCAAATCGCTGGGCGAGGGCACGCTGGCCAAGGGCGACACGGTGGATCCGTCCGCCACGGGCGTGTACCCGGTGGAGGCCTCGGTGACGAAGGAGTCCTTCGGGCCCGAGGTGAAGAAGCTCCTCGCCACGGGCACCCTGCCCTACCGGATGCAGGGCGAGCTGAAGGGCCCCCACCTCCAGGTGCCCTACGCCCTGGAGGGCAGCGTGAAGATCAACACCTCCCGCTGA
- a CDS encoding putative metallopeptidase, with product MVTRRPNFNKALRALIRDIATRMPEFHHVKAQRIVLVAGEARRASRGTVKPLCFRGGKSVDRGGRRKPIVRIKGRRMLYCITLRPLFFRGSTAQARIETIMHELFHCSRRFDGTLHAGRRHDVLGKDFARRLRPLVRRYLKGCSRELKAAFAHNGEVRVLQWLERPGPAYIPGYSRVRKVYTEDQLYYGIARMVTPKPRVARAVPASPKGH from the coding sequence GTGGTCACCCGCCGCCCCAACTTCAACAAAGCGCTCCGAGCCCTCATCCGGGACATCGCCACCCGCATGCCGGAGTTCCACCATGTGAAGGCCCAGCGCATCGTGCTGGTGGCGGGTGAGGCGCGCCGGGCCTCCCGCGGCACGGTGAAGCCCCTGTGCTTCCGGGGTGGCAAGAGCGTGGACCGGGGCGGCCGGCGCAAGCCCATCGTGCGCATCAAGGGCCGGCGCATGCTCTACTGCATCACCCTGCGCCCGCTGTTCTTCCGGGGCTCCACCGCCCAGGCGCGCATCGAGACCATCATGCACGAGCTCTTCCACTGCTCGCGCCGCTTCGATGGCACGCTGCACGCCGGCCGGCGGCACGACGTGCTGGGCAAGGACTTCGCCCGGCGCCTGCGGCCGCTCGTGCGCCGCTACCTGAAGGGGTGCTCCCGGGAGCTCAAGGCCGCGTTCGCCCACAACGGCGAGGTGCGCGTGCTCCAGTGGCTGGAGCGGCCGGGGCCCGCCTACATCCCGGGCTACTCGCGCGTGCGCAAGGTGTACACCGAGGATCAGCTCTACTACGGCATCGCCCGCATGGTGACGCCCAAGCCCCGCGTGGCGCGCGCGGTCCCGGCCAGCCCCAAGGGGCACTGA